Proteins encoded together in one Streptomyces sp. NA04227 window:
- a CDS encoding FHA domain-containing protein yields the protein MLELTMATVADDQGAGAGATAGMQMAEAPSSPGAVLRVGRDRAQCRLVTPDDWLFVSRVHLEFVCGPSGAWTVHWLRGSHAEPSSRVRLLTGGTAHDLDYGSVTPLPHGGSGELIVEDRSAPRTVNVGFYHEP from the coding sequence GTGCTTGAGCTCACGATGGCCACGGTGGCGGACGACCAGGGGGCCGGGGCCGGTGCCACCGCCGGAATGCAGATGGCGGAGGCACCGAGCAGCCCGGGCGCGGTGCTGCGGGTCGGGCGGGACCGGGCCCAGTGCCGCCTGGTCACCCCGGACGACTGGCTGTTCGTCTCCCGGGTGCACCTGGAGTTCGTCTGCGGCCCGTCCGGCGCGTGGACCGTGCACTGGCTGCGCGGCTCGCACGCCGAACCCTCCTCGCGGGTACGGCTGCTGACCGGCGGCACCGCACACGACCTCGACTACGGCAGCGTCACCCCGCTCCCGCACGGCGGCTCCGGCGAACTGATCGTCGAGGACCGCAGCGCACCCCGCACCGTGAACGTCGGCTTCTACCACGAACCCTGA
- a CDS encoding O-methyltransferase, with the protein MHEQTVWTAVDEYVTSALAPDDEALRAAQESSEKAGLPPIAVAGNQGKFLHLLARLQGARRILEIGTLGGYSTIWLARALPEDGRLVSLEYDARHAEVAGENLARAGLDRIAEIRVGAALDSLPVLAAENPEPFDLTFIDADKVNNAHYVEWALKLSRPGSVIVVDNVVRGGRVTEHDSEEPAIVGTRAAVRAVADNPRLDGTVVQTVGVKGYDGFLLARVVS; encoded by the coding sequence ATGCACGAGCAGACCGTGTGGACAGCAGTCGACGAGTACGTCACCTCCGCCCTCGCCCCCGACGACGAGGCACTGCGGGCCGCCCAGGAGTCCAGCGAGAAGGCGGGCCTGCCGCCGATCGCGGTGGCGGGCAACCAGGGCAAGTTCCTGCATCTGCTCGCCCGGCTGCAGGGCGCGCGGCGGATCCTGGAGATCGGCACCCTCGGCGGGTACAGCACCATCTGGCTGGCCAGGGCGCTGCCCGAGGACGGGCGTCTGGTGAGCCTGGAGTACGACGCGCGGCACGCCGAGGTGGCCGGGGAGAACCTGGCCCGTGCCGGACTGGACCGGATCGCCGAGATCCGGGTCGGCGCGGCCCTGGACTCGCTGCCCGTCCTGGCCGCCGAGAACCCCGAGCCCTTCGACCTGACCTTCATCGACGCGGACAAGGTGAACAACGCCCACTACGTCGAGTGGGCCCTGAAGCTCAGCAGGCCGGGCAGCGTGATCGTGGTGGACAACGTGGTGCGGGGCGGCCGGGTCACCGAGCACGACAGCGAGGAACCGGCGATCGTCGGCACCAGGGCCGCGGTGCGCGCGGTCGCCGACAACCCGCGGCTGGACGGCACCGTGGTGCAGACCGTGGGGGTCAAGGGGTACGACGGGTTCCTGCTGGCCCGGGTGGTGTCGTAG
- a CDS encoding DUF1992 domain-containing protein — MTERKPAGVSFESWIDKQIREAQERGDFAQLPGAGKPLAEGPDTTYDEMWWIKQKMAREGLSHLPPTLALRKEAEEALEAAYAAPSERVARKIIEDINAKILRNLMMPPPGPPLGINRFDLDRVLAERARRRAS; from the coding sequence ATGACCGAGCGCAAGCCCGCGGGCGTGAGTTTCGAGTCCTGGATCGACAAGCAGATCCGCGAGGCGCAGGAGCGGGGCGACTTCGCCCAACTGCCCGGCGCGGGCAAGCCCCTGGCCGAGGGCCCCGACACCACGTACGACGAGATGTGGTGGATCAAGCAGAAGATGGCCCGTGAGGGCCTGTCCCATCTGCCGCCCACCCTGGCCCTGCGCAAGGAGGCCGAAGAGGCCCTGGAGGCGGCGTACGCGGCGCCTTCGGAGCGTGTGGCCCGCAAGATCATCGAGGACATCAACGCCAAGATCCTGCGCAATCTGATGATGCCGCCGCCCGGTCCGCCGCTGGGCATCAACCGCTTCGACCTGGACCGGGTGCTCGCGGAACGGGCGCGGCGCAGGGCGAGTTGA
- a CDS encoding GNAT family N-acetyltransferase, with the protein MNTWTVTPEPFDSPVAKELWRAYYTEVSDRWFLHHENRRTPPAELTAGIASESGAELAPPSGRLLVARCDGEPAGTAGVRLLNAETAELKRVFVHESRRGLGGGAVLLAAIEEAARELGAHRIILDTRDDLVEARALYARHGYVETEPHNDQMYAEHWFRKELTTPALTGGAKGSGTQPQK; encoded by the coding sequence ATGAACACCTGGACCGTGACCCCGGAGCCCTTCGACTCACCCGTGGCGAAGGAGCTGTGGCGCGCCTACTACACCGAGGTCAGCGACCGCTGGTTCCTTCATCACGAGAACCGGCGCACCCCGCCCGCGGAACTCACGGCCGGCATCGCCTCGGAATCGGGCGCCGAACTCGCCCCGCCGAGCGGCCGGTTGCTGGTCGCCCGCTGCGACGGTGAGCCCGCGGGAACCGCCGGGGTCCGCCTCCTGAACGCCGAAACGGCCGAGCTGAAGCGGGTCTTCGTCCACGAGTCCCGGCGCGGCCTGGGCGGCGGTGCGGTACTCCTTGCCGCCATCGAGGAGGCGGCCCGCGAGCTCGGCGCCCACCGGATCATCCTGGACACCCGCGACGATCTCGTCGAGGCGCGCGCCCTGTACGCCCGGCACGGCTACGTGGAGACCGAGCCGCACAACGACCAGATGTACGCCGAGCATTGGTTCCGCAAGGAGTTGACGACCCCGGCACTGACCGGGGGCGCCAAGGGTTCGGGGACGCAGCCGCAGAAGTGA
- a CDS encoding bifunctional glycosyltransferase 87/phosphatase PAP2 family protein — MAAVLAVRQVAAVLRQPPDERLIDLEAWVGPEGVLHVGGSLYDSDQFTGTPFAGLVLRPLPHAAEQALGWGWTFGTLLFVVVVALLAARALPQPVSRRTALLAPPVAISLLMLSLPVRNTLYLGQTSVIPVLLVMLGCFAVRGQRAGGVLIGVAVALQPTLLLFAALLWFTDRRRAAAAAGGSFLACTLLAWAALPDDSGTYWFHHLAGAGLGGDPAGLSNQSLHGALLRLGLSGPLEQVLFLLLAAVIAVVAVRRAVRYARDGQLLLAVAMTGCAAVAVSPTAWQHQLLWLMLAVAGRLGRRDSARPMWPVAVVLVMTLPSSVLIPDDAIMRPLRENLVLIAVVLTACVIPFFSRKSVFYATPIPTDAVPPGPTRFPWIPLLPVWRKVLTRPNLLLELALIRVGYTAYSEIRTIAAGSRAAAEEHGEQIYALERFLHIDIEHWVNHSVVKVPWLQEFFDFYYTSFHFFVPLTILAVLYVRRPVDYRWARSALGFATLLALLGFWLYPLAPPRLMPELGFIDTVHGAQDFGQPDYGALTAVTNQYAAMPSLHFGWSLWCGVVIVALAPKWWMKALGTLHPLFTVSAIVATANHWIMDAVGGAVAVATGFALVYFLSGPRPRTTPAEKTAAAARAHTALGTALDTAGGTKTGARGTKTGAGEPTSAPEREPERANAEPDRDHTGTGTDGTKTKPDDSEPEHAPQSA, encoded by the coding sequence ATGGCCGCCGTACTCGCGGTGCGCCAAGTCGCGGCGGTGCTGCGGCAGCCACCCGACGAACGTTTGATCGACCTCGAGGCGTGGGTGGGCCCGGAGGGCGTCCTGCACGTCGGGGGTTCGCTCTACGACTCCGACCAGTTCACCGGCACCCCCTTCGCCGGACTCGTGCTCAGACCCCTGCCGCACGCCGCCGAGCAGGCCCTCGGCTGGGGCTGGACCTTCGGCACCCTGCTGTTCGTCGTGGTGGTCGCGCTGCTCGCCGCACGCGCGCTGCCGCAGCCGGTGTCCCGGCGCACCGCTCTGCTGGCCCCGCCGGTCGCGATCAGCCTGCTCATGCTGTCCCTGCCGGTGCGCAACACCCTCTACCTCGGGCAGACCAGCGTCATCCCGGTACTGCTCGTCATGCTCGGCTGTTTCGCGGTACGCGGGCAGCGCGCGGGCGGCGTCCTGATCGGTGTCGCGGTCGCCCTGCAGCCCACCCTGCTCCTGTTCGCCGCACTGCTGTGGTTCACCGACCGGCGCCGGGCCGCGGCCGCCGCGGGCGGCAGTTTCCTCGCCTGCACCCTGCTCGCCTGGGCCGCGCTGCCCGACGACTCCGGCACCTACTGGTTCCACCACCTCGCCGGGGCGGGTCTCGGCGGCGACCCGGCCGGTCTGAGCAACCAGTCCCTGCACGGCGCGCTGCTGCGCCTTGGCCTGAGCGGCCCGCTGGAGCAGGTCCTCTTCCTGCTGCTCGCCGCCGTGATCGCGGTGGTCGCGGTGCGCCGCGCGGTGCGCTACGCCCGTGACGGACAGTTGCTGCTGGCCGTCGCGATGACCGGCTGTGCCGCCGTCGCCGTCTCGCCCACCGCCTGGCAGCACCAGCTCCTGTGGCTGATGCTCGCCGTCGCGGGCCGCCTGGGCCGCCGCGACTCGGCGCGCCCGATGTGGCCGGTGGCCGTGGTCCTGGTGATGACACTGCCGTCCTCGGTGCTCATCCCGGACGACGCGATCATGCGGCCGCTGCGCGAGAACCTGGTGCTGATCGCGGTGGTCCTCACCGCCTGCGTGATCCCGTTCTTCTCGCGCAAGTCGGTGTTCTACGCCACGCCGATCCCCACCGACGCGGTGCCCCCCGGCCCCACCCGGTTCCCCTGGATCCCGCTGCTTCCGGTGTGGCGCAAGGTGCTCACGCGCCCGAACCTGCTCCTCGAACTCGCCCTGATCCGGGTCGGCTACACCGCGTACTCGGAGATCCGTACCATCGCGGCGGGCAGCCGGGCGGCGGCCGAGGAACACGGCGAACAGATTTACGCCCTGGAACGGTTCCTGCACATCGACATCGAGCACTGGGTCAACCACTCGGTGGTCAAGGTCCCCTGGCTCCAGGAATTCTTCGACTTCTACTACACGTCGTTCCACTTCTTCGTTCCGCTGACAATCCTGGCCGTCCTCTACGTACGGCGGCCGGTCGACTACCGCTGGGCGCGCTCCGCGCTTGGCTTCGCCACCCTGCTCGCGCTGCTCGGCTTCTGGCTCTACCCGCTCGCGCCGCCGCGCCTGATGCCCGAGCTCGGCTTCATCGACACGGTGCACGGCGCCCAGGACTTCGGCCAGCCCGACTACGGCGCGCTGACGGCGGTCACCAACCAGTACGCGGCCATGCCCTCACTGCACTTCGGCTGGTCGCTGTGGTGCGGAGTGGTGATCGTGGCGCTGGCGCCGAAGTGGTGGATGAAGGCGCTCGGCACCCTGCACCCGCTCTTCACGGTCTCCGCGATCGTGGCGACCGCCAACCACTGGATCATGGACGCGGTCGGCGGCGCCGTCGCCGTGGCCACCGGCTTCGCCCTCGTCTACTTCCTGTCCGGCCCGCGCCCGCGCACCACCCCGGCCGAGAAGACCGCCGCGGCGGCCAGGGCGCACACGGCGCTCGGCACGGCGCTCGACACAGCGGGCGGTACGAAGACCGGGGCGCGCGGCACCAAGACCGGGGCGGGCGAGCCCACTTCCGCGCCGGAGCGCGAGCCGGAGCGAGCCAACGCCGAACCGGACCGCGATCACACCGGGACCGGGACCGACGGCACGAAAACCAAGCCCGACGACTCCGAGCCCGAGCACGCCCCGCAGTCCGCCTGA